Proteins encoded by one window of Companilactobacillus ginsenosidimutans:
- the metF gene encoding methylenetetrahydrofolate reductase [NAD(P)H], whose amino-acid sequence MAKNTTRPRLSFEVFPPNSKVGVENLTSTLDELRNLDPSFISVTCSNHKLDYEKTTIDLAKYVHDSLKCPTMVHMPAAYVTKTQVARILDELEELNINQVLVLRGDIIDGFAPESDFKYASDLTKFIKQQKPFFEVSGACYPEVHPDSKNRIDDVRHLKEKVDAGCDQLITQLFYDNEQFYRFQEECAIAGINVPILAGIMPIVNRKQALHVVENCSAHLPKKFLAILDKYKDNPVALKEAGIAYAVDQIVDLVTNDVDGVHLYTMNKSDTAKHIYENTASLFNLAPTAELE is encoded by the coding sequence ATGGCAAAAAACACTACCAGACCACGTTTGTCGTTTGAGGTATTTCCTCCAAACTCCAAAGTCGGGGTCGAAAACCTAACTAGTACATTAGACGAATTACGAAATCTCGATCCAAGTTTTATTAGTGTTACTTGTAGTAACCATAAACTAGATTATGAAAAAACTACCATAGATCTCGCCAAGTATGTCCACGATTCATTGAAATGTCCAACAATGGTCCACATGCCAGCAGCTTATGTCACAAAGACACAAGTAGCTCGTATTCTAGACGAACTGGAAGAATTGAACATCAATCAAGTTTTAGTATTACGCGGAGACATCATCGACGGTTTCGCACCAGAGAGTGACTTCAAATATGCCAGTGATTTGACAAAATTTATCAAGCAGCAGAAACCATTTTTCGAGGTGTCAGGCGCTTGTTATCCAGAAGTTCATCCTGATTCAAAGAATCGGATTGATGATGTTAGACATCTAAAAGAAAAGGTTGATGCCGGATGTGATCAACTCATCACTCAACTTTTTTATGATAATGAGCAGTTCTATCGATTCCAAGAAGAATGCGCCATTGCAGGGATTAACGTCCCTATCCTGGCAGGGATAATGCCAATCGTTAATCGCAAACAAGCTCTCCACGTTGTTGAGAATTGTTCTGCACACTTGCCTAAGAAGTTTTTAGCAATTTTGGACAAATATAAAGACAACCCCGTTGCCTTGAAAGAAGCTGGGATTGCCTATGCGGTCGATCAAATTGTTGACTTAGTTACTAATGATGTTGACGGCGTCCATCTTTATACCATGAACAAATCGGACACTGCCAAACATATTTATGAGAATACTGCTTCACTTTTTAACTTAGCTCCAACCGCTGAGTTGGAGTAA
- a CDS encoding TetR/AcrR family transcriptional regulator, whose translation MPQKTREKILTTAEKLIMDTGSSDVTLDQIAGELGLTHAALYKHFRNKQALWEAVASAWFEREIIKKIQVSNATSKEEQLHDWLWLFVNAKKTAFNTNPKMFALNTEYIDSNPRALRKVLEGAYKEINLIMDYPTDDFDKSELILAAFAIFTLPNFKDTWNDPDYQKRFEMLWDLIQKGI comes from the coding sequence ATGCCACAAAAAACTAGAGAAAAGATTTTAACTACAGCAGAAAAATTAATAATGGATACTGGCTCCTCAGATGTTACTCTGGATCAAATTGCTGGTGAATTGGGGCTAACGCATGCCGCATTATATAAACATTTTCGAAACAAGCAGGCACTTTGGGAAGCTGTCGCTTCAGCTTGGTTTGAGCGTGAAATAATTAAAAAAATTCAAGTCTCCAATGCGACTTCTAAAGAGGAACAACTGCATGATTGGCTTTGGTTGTTCGTTAACGCAAAAAAAACAGCATTCAATACAAATCCTAAAATGTTTGCATTGAATACTGAATATATTGATAGTAATCCTCGTGCACTGCGAAAAGTGTTAGAAGGTGCATATAAAGAAATTAATTTAATAATGGATTATCCGACAGATGATTTTGATAAATCTGAATTAATATTAGCAGCTTTTGCTATATTTACTCTGCCAAATTTCAAAGATACTTGGAATGATCCGGACTATCAAAAAAGATTTGAAATGTTATGGGATTTAATTCAAAAAGGAATTTAA
- a CDS encoding alpha/beta fold hydrolase, whose product MDNSHYITATNKKVTADNGITYVYREVGVKTGTPIVGLNHLSANLDNWDPTIIDGLAKDHWVITFDYRGVGSSTGKASNSIQAMAEDTINFIHALKLTKVDLLGFSMGGMIAQEVLLRDKDLVNRAILAGTGPKGGEGIENVTKLSDASLLRSLVTFKDIKTYLFFTRTENGKKSAADFIVRLYLRKDDRDKTINWFAYRTQLKAINKWGKENPADLSGIKTPILVVNGDNDIMVPTTPNTYQLKDRLSNSKLIIYTDAGHGAIAQYHESFVKSANEFYGEK is encoded by the coding sequence ATGGATAACTCACATTACATTACTGCTACTAATAAAAAGGTGACTGCTGACAACGGAATTACTTATGTCTACCGTGAAGTGGGTGTTAAAACAGGTACACCTATCGTTGGATTGAACCATTTATCAGCCAATCTTGATAACTGGGACCCAACAATTATTGATGGACTTGCAAAAGATCATTGGGTAATTACTTTTGACTATCGTGGCGTCGGCAGTTCAACTGGTAAAGCCTCCAACAGTATCCAAGCAATGGCTGAGGACACGATTAATTTTATCCATGCTCTAAAATTGACTAAGGTCGATCTTCTAGGATTTTCAATGGGTGGAATGATTGCTCAAGAAGTATTATTGCGAGACAAAGATTTAGTAAATCGTGCAATCCTTGCTGGTACTGGCCCTAAAGGTGGTGAAGGTATTGAAAATGTTACAAAACTATCAGACGCCTCATTATTAAGATCCTTAGTTACTTTTAAAGATATTAAAACTTACCTCTTCTTCACAAGGACAGAAAATGGTAAAAAGAGTGCTGCTGATTTTATCGTTCGTCTGTATTTGCGTAAAGACGACAGAGATAAAACAATTAACTGGTTTGCATACAGAACTCAATTAAAAGCTATCAATAAATGGGGCAAAGAAAATCCCGCTGATTTATCAGGCATCAAGACTCCAATTTTGGTAGTAAATGGTGACAACGACATTATGGTCCCTACTACTCCTAATACTTATCAATTAAAAGACAGATTGTCCAACAGTAAATTGATTATTTATACTGATGCCGGTCACGGTGCCATCGCACAATATCACGAATCATTTGTAAAAAGTGCTAACGAATTTTATGGCGAAAAATAA
- a CDS encoding helix-turn-helix domain-containing protein gives MTKTVSSVNVLSTNDSKFKKAFAEAAAIHDAAVEVRHLRESLQMSPARFAKIVGKSQTTITRIESGSTNVSIGMLAEIAHSTGRTLRVSFE, from the coding sequence ATGACGAAAACTGTTAGCTCCGTTAATGTGCTCAGTACCAATGATTCCAAGTTCAAAAAGGCCTTCGCAGAAGCTGCAGCAATTCATGATGCTGCAGTCGAGGTACGCCATCTTCGTGAAAGTTTACAAATGAGTCCAGCCCGTTTTGCCAAGATTGTTGGCAAGTCACAGACAACCATTACCAGAATTGAAAGCGGCTCAACTAATGTTTCGATTGGCATGTTAGCTGAGATTGCCCACTCTACTGGTCGTACTTTGAGAGTTAGTTTTGAATAG
- a CDS encoding helix-turn-helix domain-containing protein, translating to MTQTDELIQEMCDNDPNFLQMYNEDSVRVEIAIQIRTLRDSKKLSANEFAKKVNLPVSRIKDIESCNASVDIDELSKIANVFNHKLSIELEEL from the coding sequence ATGACCCAAACTGATGAGTTAATACAAGAGATGTGTGATAATGATCCGAATTTTTTACAAATGTACAATGAAGATTCAGTTAGAGTTGAAATTGCCATTCAAATTAGGACTCTCCGTGATAGCAAGAAACTGTCAGCAAATGAGTTTGCCAAAAAAGTAAATCTCCCAGTTTCCCGAATTAAAGACATTGAAAGTTGCAATGCAAGTGTTGATATTGATGAGCTATCAAAAATAGCCAATGTTTTCAACCACAAGCTTTCCATAGAACTTGAAGAGTTATAA
- a CDS encoding ATP-binding cassette domain-containing protein produces MSNDQYIEIVNDRENNLKNVSLKIPKNKLTVFTGVSGSGKSSIVFDTIAQEAGRQLNSTYSSYTRLFLPKYKRPDADEIHNLSTAIIIDQKPLGGNARSILGTISDINPLFRILFSRFGQPKYGDASNAFSFNDPLGMCPKCDGVGRSYVLKLDKAIDYNKSLAEGAVLLPGYTTKNSYYLQTILTSGLFDNDKPVKDFNKQEMDDLLNGNKKVKVQIKGVEHEVNYEGIEHQFYRVNFTASGSTSDSAKKRMAKFAEMAECAECHGMRYNKKVLASKINGKNIFDLTNMQLDDLLKEMDNFKSGQMTSIVNDIQSRVGDLVDIGLDYLSLTRETTSLSGGESQRVKTVKYLSNSLTGLTYILDEPSTGLHPRDVHRLNDLLLKLRDNGNTVLVVEHDPDVIKIADHIIDLGPKAGIHGGKITYTGTYEGLLTSDTLTGKYLKNHLPINDSPRPADKFIESSKSSLHNLKNVSLRIPEGLFTVVSGVAGSGKSTLVEQVFSKEYPDSVIIDQTPLHANSRSNSATYTGIMAEIRKLFAKANDVKDGLFSYNSDGACPECNGKGTIEMNLSFMENSEIECPICHGGRYDLKVLDYKLKGKNIVEVMNMTIEEAVDFFEDKKISSKLASIQNVGLDYLSLGQTLNTLSGGESQRLKIAKELNKKGNVFILDEPTTGLHVSDIENIIRIINDLVDKGNTVVVIEHNTDVMRSADWIIDMGPDGGSRGGSILYEGVVSGIKDVAKSYTAKYLF; encoded by the coding sequence ATGTCTAATGATCAATATATCGAGATAGTGAATGACCGTGAGAATAATTTGAAAAATGTTAGTTTGAAGATTCCTAAAAATAAGCTAACTGTTTTTACAGGTGTATCAGGTTCGGGAAAGTCGTCGATTGTCTTCGACACAATTGCCCAAGAAGCTGGACGTCAGTTAAATAGTACTTATTCCAGTTACACAAGATTATTTTTACCAAAATATAAACGACCTGATGCCGACGAAATTCACAATTTGTCGACAGCAATTATCATCGACCAGAAACCATTAGGTGGAAACGCGCGTTCAATTTTGGGAACAATAAGTGATATCAATCCGTTGTTCAGAATCCTTTTCTCAAGATTTGGACAACCTAAATATGGGGATGCTAGCAACGCATTTTCATTTAATGATCCACTTGGAATGTGTCCTAAATGTGATGGCGTCGGTCGAAGCTATGTTTTGAAATTAGACAAGGCGATTGATTACAATAAGTCGCTTGCTGAAGGCGCAGTCTTACTTCCAGGTTACACAACTAAGAATTCTTATTACTTACAAACTATCCTAACGAGTGGTTTGTTTGATAACGATAAGCCGGTCAAAGATTTTAATAAGCAGGAAATGGATGACTTATTAAATGGAAATAAGAAAGTCAAAGTTCAAATTAAAGGCGTTGAACATGAAGTAAATTATGAAGGAATTGAACATCAATTTTATCGTGTTAACTTTACTGCCAGCGGATCAACTAGTGATAGTGCTAAGAAGCGTATGGCAAAATTTGCTGAAATGGCTGAATGTGCTGAGTGCCATGGAATGCGCTATAACAAGAAAGTTCTAGCTTCGAAGATTAATGGTAAAAATATTTTCGACTTAACAAATATGCAATTAGATGATTTATTGAAGGAAATGGACAATTTTAAGTCCGGTCAAATGACTTCAATCGTAAATGATATTCAAAGCAGAGTAGGCGACTTAGTCGACATCGGACTGGACTATCTAAGTCTAACTAGAGAGACAACGAGTTTATCTGGTGGTGAATCGCAGCGTGTTAAAACAGTTAAATACCTGTCCAATAGTCTAACTGGTTTGACATATATTCTCGATGAACCCAGTACAGGCTTGCATCCAAGGGATGTCCACCGCCTAAATGACTTGCTGCTGAAACTTCGTGATAATGGAAACACTGTTCTAGTAGTTGAACACGATCCAGACGTTATTAAAATTGCAGACCACATTATTGATCTTGGACCAAAAGCAGGTATTCATGGTGGGAAAATAACTTATACAGGTACATATGAGGGCTTATTGACATCGGATACATTAACGGGTAAATATTTGAAGAATCATTTGCCAATAAATGACAGTCCTAGACCCGCAGACAAGTTCATTGAGAGCTCAAAGAGTTCACTTCACAACTTGAAAAACGTCTCACTCCGTATTCCTGAAGGCTTGTTCACAGTAGTTAGTGGTGTGGCTGGTTCCGGTAAGAGTACTTTAGTTGAACAAGTGTTTTCAAAAGAGTATCCCGACTCTGTCATAATCGATCAAACGCCACTTCATGCCAACAGTCGTTCAAATTCAGCCACCTATACCGGCATTATGGCTGAGATAAGAAAACTTTTTGCCAAAGCCAATGATGTTAAAGATGGATTGTTCAGTTATAATTCCGACGGAGCATGTCCTGAGTGTAACGGTAAAGGGACAATTGAAATGAACCTTTCGTTTATGGAAAACTCCGAAATTGAGTGTCCCATTTGTCATGGTGGCAGATACGATTTGAAAGTTCTCGATTACAAATTGAAGGGCAAGAACATCGTTGAAGTGATGAACATGACCATCGAAGAAGCGGTCGATTTCTTTGAAGATAAAAAAATTAGTTCTAAATTAGCAAGTATTCAAAACGTTGGCCTCGACTATTTGTCATTGGGACAAACGCTCAACACCTTGTCTGGTGGAGAAAGCCAGCGTTTGAAGATCGCCAAGGAACTGAACAAGAAGGGCAACGTCTTTATTCTGGACGAGCCAACTACAGGATTGCACGTTTCTGATATAGAAAATATTATCCGAATTATTAATGATTTAGTGGATAAGGGCAACACAGTGGTGGTAATTGAACATAATACTGATGTGATGCGTAGTGCCGACTGGATTATCGATATGGGACCCGATGGTGGATCTCGCGGTGGTTCGATCTTGTATGAAGGAGTTGTTTCTGGGATTAAGGATGTAGCTAAGTCTTATACAGCTAAGTATTTATTCTAG
- a CDS encoding antitoxin of toxin-antitoxin stability system, with the protein MKSIDNFDFQLFPMYTLYTQGIERIENMTVKIRKVGNSNTLTVPNNIEPLAEEYDVFQSREGLIIYSPVGPNPFDDEEFIEKYKHQEKDLFGGYLVGKELPD; encoded by the coding sequence TTGAAATCAATCGATAATTTTGATTTTCAACTTTTTCCAATGTATACTCTGTATACACAAGGAATTGAGAGGATAGAAAACATGACTGTAAAAATCCGTAAAGTTGGAAATTCAAATACATTGACCGTACCAAATAATATCGAACCATTAGCAGAGGAATATGATGTATTCCAAAGTCGCGAGGGACTTATTATCTATTCACCAGTTGGACCTAATCCATTTGATGATGAAGAGTTCATTGAAAAATATAAGCATCAGGAGAAAGACTTATTTGGAGGATACTTAGTTGGAAAAGAGCTACCAGATTAA
- a CDS encoding type II toxin-antitoxin system PemK/MazF family toxin, which yields MEKSYQINEYVPNRQDVVYIDFLPSIGKEIGKRRPAVVLSTQGYSKLTGLVIVTPITHAEHSAMRYSEFFVPIFNSKVDGYVNPLQIHSFDIHERNVQYISTLNGLDFFRVNNILKKILRY from the coding sequence TTGGAAAAGAGCTACCAGATTAACGAATATGTTCCCAATCGGCAAGATGTTGTTTATATTGATTTCTTACCATCCATTGGTAAAGAGATTGGTAAAAGACGGCCTGCCGTAGTATTAAGTACTCAAGGATATTCAAAATTAACTGGACTGGTAATTGTTACTCCAATCACGCATGCTGAACATTCGGCGATGCGCTACTCAGAATTTTTTGTCCCAATATTCAATTCAAAAGTAGACGGCTATGTTAATCCATTGCAAATCCATAGTTTCGACATACATGAAAGAAACGTTCAATACATTAGTACCTTGAATGGATTGGATTTTTTCAGGGTAAACAATATTTTGAAAAAAATATTAAGATATTAG
- a CDS encoding glutathione peroxidase, translating into MTTIYDFSETEMNGKKIDFNDYKGKVVLIVNTASKCGFAPQLESMETLYKKYHDQGFEILGLPSNQFHQELDSDEATSDYCQMHYGVTFPMTEKVSVNGSDEDPLFTYLKDEAGHGKIKWNFTKFLIGRDGQLVHRYAPVTKPESFEDEIKAELAK; encoded by the coding sequence ATGACAACAATTTATGATTTTTCAGAGACAGAAATGAACGGTAAAAAAATCGATTTCAATGACTACAAGGGTAAAGTCGTATTAATCGTGAATACTGCCAGTAAATGTGGGTTCGCACCACAACTAGAATCTATGGAAACTTTATATAAAAAATATCATGATCAAGGATTCGAAATATTAGGTTTACCATCAAATCAATTCCATCAAGAATTAGATTCTGATGAAGCAACTAGTGATTACTGCCAAATGCATTATGGAGTAACTTTCCCAATGACGGAGAAAGTTTCTGTTAATGGTAGTGACGAAGATCCATTGTTCACATATTTAAAAGACGAAGCTGGTCATGGAAAAATCAAATGGAACTTTACCAAGTTCTTAATTGGACGAGATGGACAGTTGGTGCATCGTTATGCTCCAGTTACTAAACCTGAGAGTTTTGAAGATGAAATAAAGGCAGAGTTAGCAAAATAG
- a CDS encoding MFS transporter, with protein sequence MSRNRKFIVTFALILSNAMAGLDATIINTALPAIISDLHGIQFMGWLVAIFLLGMAVSTPLWSKFGERRGNKTAYISATIVFMVGALFQGLAPNITWFIIARGFMGIGAGGMNTIPFIIYSQIFKNLRRRAQVIGVAAASFSGTSIIGPLLGGWIVDQFSWHWVFFINLPIALISILIIVFFFKIKQKLNKSKIDYHGAILMVLGLVSILVGIQELGVSPIYVTLAFIFVGIILVTWMVFVENKAEDPIVPNRLFKNPQLVVDMILFAILWGAFVAFNIYVPMWAQGILGLSALIGGMTQIPGSVTNFAGSELGPVFQRRLGRYNIISIGTAAFLVAFIGLFFAGQHTSYAFLLVMGTFEGFGLGLCFNVLQVAVQYDAEPRDVPIATSFAYLVRILSQTFMSSIYGVILNHALFEGVEKSHGSITMSMMNKLSDSKAATRLPQHLLPEMRTILFSGIHNIMLTALILLIVVAILLVVLYRMGFTKTVKSHDM encoded by the coding sequence TTGAGCAGAAATAGAAAGTTTATCGTTACATTCGCATTGATTTTGTCCAATGCAATGGCAGGTCTTGATGCGACAATTATTAATACAGCTCTACCGGCAATTATTAGTGATCTGCACGGAATTCAATTTATGGGATGGCTAGTGGCCATTTTCCTATTGGGGATGGCAGTTTCGACACCACTTTGGAGTAAATTTGGCGAGCGACGAGGGAATAAGACCGCCTATATCTCCGCTACAATAGTATTCATGGTTGGAGCATTGTTCCAAGGATTAGCACCAAATATTACTTGGTTCATCATCGCGCGTGGATTCATGGGAATCGGTGCCGGTGGTATGAATACAATTCCATTTATTATCTACTCACAAATTTTCAAAAACCTCAGACGACGTGCACAGGTTATTGGCGTCGCAGCCGCAAGTTTCAGTGGTACTTCAATCATTGGACCTCTATTAGGCGGATGGATTGTTGATCAATTCAGTTGGCATTGGGTGTTCTTCATTAATTTACCAATTGCGTTGATATCCATTTTAATTATTGTATTCTTCTTCAAAATTAAACAGAAACTCAATAAGTCGAAAATTGACTATCACGGCGCAATTTTAATGGTGCTTGGATTAGTTTCTATTTTAGTTGGTATTCAAGAATTAGGTGTTAGTCCAATATATGTGACACTAGCTTTCATCTTCGTAGGAATAATTTTGGTCACATGGATGGTCTTTGTTGAGAACAAGGCTGAGGATCCAATCGTGCCAAATCGATTGTTCAAGAATCCTCAATTGGTAGTCGATATGATTTTATTCGCAATATTATGGGGAGCTTTTGTGGCGTTCAATATTTATGTGCCAATGTGGGCGCAAGGTATTTTGGGACTGAGTGCGTTAATTGGTGGTATGACTCAAATTCCTGGTTCGGTGACTAATTTTGCTGGATCTGAATTGGGCCCAGTTTTTCAAAGAAGGTTGGGACGGTACAATATTATTTCTATTGGTACTGCAGCTTTCTTAGTGGCCTTCATTGGCTTATTTTTTGCCGGTCAGCACACTAGTTATGCTTTTCTATTAGTTATGGGTACCTTTGAAGGATTTGGTCTAGGACTCTGTTTTAACGTTTTACAGGTGGCCGTTCAGTATGATGCTGAACCAAGGGATGTTCCGATTGCTACTTCATTTGCATACTTGGTCAGGATTTTATCTCAGACATTTATGTCATCTATTTATGGTGTTATTTTGAATCATGCGCTGTTTGAGGGCGTTGAAAAAAGTCATGGCAGCATCACTATGTCAATGATGAACAAATTGAGTGACTCAAAAGCTGCAACCAGACTGCCACAACATTTATTGCCAGAAATGAGAACTATCTTGTTTTCGGGAATCCATAACATTATGCTGACGGCACTTATCTTGTTAATTGTTGTCGCAATACTGTTAGTTGTTTTGTATCGTATGGGATTTACAAAGACAGTTAAATCTCACGATATGTAA
- a CDS encoding ABC transporter ATP-binding protein yields the protein MSEILKIKDLNYSHRLKRILENVNLTLQSGKIIGLLGENGAGKTTLMRLITGVAQGKGIIEVNGVTKVAERKSKVSYMDHLGAFPLSTRLEKIVKFYATVYEDFDSKRFDELAEFLNIERSLKLSALSKGNKEKFVIALTLSRQCDLYLLDEPFDGIDSMSRKDIINSIIKWKPENSTIVISDHYVSEIAPLLDEIVVIKDETINCQIAADKIREDKGMEIEDFYESLYRGGKNND from the coding sequence ATGTCTGAAATTTTAAAGATTAAAGACTTAAATTACAGTCACCGACTGAAGAGAATTTTGGAAAACGTCAATTTAACTCTCCAAAGCGGCAAGATAATTGGATTACTTGGAGAAAATGGTGCTGGTAAAACGACTTTAATGCGTCTAATCACTGGAGTTGCCCAGGGAAAAGGTATTATCGAAGTAAACGGCGTAACTAAAGTTGCTGAACGTAAAAGTAAAGTCAGTTACATGGACCATTTAGGCGCATTTCCATTAAGCACTCGTTTGGAAAAAATTGTTAAGTTTTATGCCACTGTATATGAAGATTTCGATTCGAAACGTTTTGACGAATTGGCCGAATTCCTAAATATCGAACGCTCATTAAAACTTTCTGCATTATCAAAGGGTAATAAAGAAAAATTTGTTATTGCATTAACTCTTTCTCGTCAATGTGATTTGTACTTGCTGGACGAGCCTTTTGATGGTATCGACAGTATGAGCCGTAAGGATATTATTAACAGTATTATCAAATGGAAGCCTGAAAATTCGACTATCGTAATTAGTGATCACTATGTTTCCGAGATTGCTCCACTGCTTGATGAAATTGTCGTGATTAAAGATGAAACAATCAACTGCCAAATTGCTGCTGATAAGATTCGTGAAGATAAGGGTATGGAGATCGAAGACTTCTACGAAAGTTTGTACAGAGGGGGTAAAAATAATGACTAG
- a CDS encoding GntR family transcriptional regulator, whose protein sequence is MKFDDKIPIYLQIQSYLYNQIIIGDIQPGEKLPSVRQLAVDVTANVNTVQRSLTEMVNDKIIESQRGKGNFVTTDIELINDLKSKLVLEQISIAYEQLHSLNLTDQEILSEFKKYIEDRGATNV, encoded by the coding sequence GTGAAATTTGACGACAAGATTCCGATTTATCTTCAAATTCAAAGTTATCTTTACAATCAAATAATCATTGGCGATATTCAACCTGGTGAGAAATTGCCATCTGTTCGCCAACTAGCAGTGGACGTTACAGCCAATGTAAACACAGTTCAGCGTTCACTAACTGAAATGGTGAATGACAAAATCATTGAATCTCAACGTGGTAAAGGAAATTTTGTGACGACTGATATAGAGCTAATAAATGATTTAAAAAGTAAATTAGTTCTCGAACAAATTTCTATAGCATATGAGCAATTACATTCATTGAACTTGACTGATCAGGAAATATTATCCGAATTTAAAAAATATATTGAAGATAGGGGTGCTACAAATGTCTGA
- a CDS encoding HAD family hydrolase codes for MIKTIIFDFNGTMIFDSQLQHQAWEMTLSKEFKHRMTEEEFQNQICGRNNKYTFNYFADHKLKDSTVDNYSQAKEIIYRKICLSRPESFKLVKGLPDFLDHCIENNININIATASEMYNVEFFFKHLHLEKWFDINKVVANDGTLPGKPEPDMFLQAIKNVDGEPNTTMIFEDSLTGLKGAHNAKVAETIMVNDPDEPNIALPSELIIARRIQNFENMYTVVV; via the coding sequence ATGATTAAGACAATTATTTTCGATTTTAATGGGACGATGATTTTTGACTCCCAACTACAACATCAGGCTTGGGAGATGACTTTGAGCAAAGAATTCAAGCACCGGATGACCGAAGAAGAATTTCAAAACCAAATTTGTGGACGTAACAATAAATATACGTTCAACTATTTTGCTGACCACAAATTAAAAGATTCAACTGTCGATAACTACTCTCAAGCCAAGGAAATCATATATCGTAAAATTTGTCTTTCTCGGCCTGAATCATTCAAATTAGTCAAAGGCTTGCCAGATTTTCTTGATCATTGCATCGAAAATAACATTAACATTAATATTGCCACCGCCTCAGAAATGTATAATGTTGAATTCTTCTTCAAACATCTTCATTTAGAGAAATGGTTTGATATCAACAAGGTCGTGGCAAATGATGGTACTCTTCCTGGAAAACCAGAACCTGATATGTTTTTGCAGGCAATTAAAAATGTTGATGGTGAGCCAAATACTACAATGATTTTTGAAGATTCATTGACTGGATTAAAAGGAGCACACAATGCCAAAGTTGCCGAGACCATAATGGTTAACGATCCAGATGAACCAAATATTGCCCTCCCCTCCGAATTAATTATCGCTCGTCGAATTCAAAATTTTGAAAATATGTACACTGTCGTTGTATAA
- the arsC gene encoding arsenate reductase (thioredoxin), translating into MKQIYFLCTGNSCRSQIAEGFGHKYLGDEWIVSSAGVEVHGLNPNAVKVMSEIGIDISNQTSKLIDPEFLKNCDLVVTLCGDARDKCPALPSKTKALHWPLPDPAQATGTDEEILGAFRDVRDQIKDLVLTIK; encoded by the coding sequence ATGAAACAAATTTATTTTTTATGTACTGGAAATTCGTGCCGCAGCCAAATAGCTGAAGGATTTGGCCACAAATATTTGGGTGATGAATGGATTGTTAGTAGTGCCGGAGTTGAAGTTCACGGTCTAAATCCGAATGCTGTGAAAGTTATGTCAGAAATTGGAATTGATATTTCGAATCAGACTTCCAAATTGATTGACCCTGAGTTTTTAAAAAATTGTGACTTAGTTGTAACTCTCTGTGGAGATGCACGAGACAAATGTCCTGCTTTGCCTTCAAAGACCAAGGCACTGCACTGGCCACTTCCTGATCCTGCTCAAGCAACTGGTACTGATGAAGAAATTCTTGGCGCCTTTAGGGATGTCAGAGATCAAATTAAAGATTTAGTTTTAACAATTAAATAG